Proteins from a genomic interval of Microbacterium phyllosphaerae:
- a CDS encoding SIS domain-containing protein — MTELLPGAHMREELTSQPETWARAADLRDAQALLPASGARIAVVGCGTSWFMAQSYAFLRETSGQGETDAFAASESFVDRGYDAVVALTRSGTTTEVLELVDRIKGRVPTIGVIGDETSPLVPLVDEAVLLPFADEKSVVQTRFATTALALFRASLGEDLTGAIEDAAAVLAADYDDELRDAEQYSFLGRGWTVGLAHEAALKMRESSQSWTESYPSMEYRHGPIAIAAPGRVTWQFGEAPEGLAAQVEATGARFVQHPIDPLADLVRLHRVALDRAVARGLDPDQPRNLTRSVILDA, encoded by the coding sequence ATGACCGAACTTCTGCCCGGCGCACACATGCGCGAAGAGCTCACCTCGCAGCCCGAGACGTGGGCTCGCGCCGCCGATCTCCGCGATGCACAGGCACTGCTGCCCGCATCCGGAGCCCGCATCGCCGTCGTCGGCTGCGGCACCTCGTGGTTCATGGCGCAGTCGTACGCGTTCCTCCGCGAGACCTCCGGCCAGGGTGAGACCGACGCCTTCGCCGCCTCCGAGTCGTTCGTCGACCGCGGCTATGACGCCGTGGTCGCGCTCACGCGCTCGGGCACCACGACCGAGGTCCTCGAACTGGTCGACCGCATCAAGGGTCGCGTGCCCACGATCGGCGTGATCGGCGACGAGACCTCGCCGCTCGTCCCTCTCGTCGACGAGGCCGTGCTGCTGCCCTTCGCCGATGAGAAGTCGGTCGTGCAGACCCGCTTCGCGACGACCGCGCTCGCGCTGTTCCGGGCGTCGCTCGGTGAAGACCTCACCGGTGCGATCGAGGATGCCGCTGCCGTGCTCGCCGCCGACTATGACGACGAGCTCCGCGACGCCGAGCAGTACTCGTTCCTCGGCCGTGGCTGGACCGTCGGCCTCGCGCACGAGGCCGCACTGAAGATGCGCGAATCGTCGCAGTCGTGGACCGAGTCGTACCCGTCGATGGAATACCGCCACGGTCCGATCGCGATCGCCGCGCCGGGTCGCGTCACCTGGCAGTTCGGTGAGGCGCCCGAGGGTCTGGCCGCGCAGGTCGAGGCCACGGGGGCGCGTTTCGTGCAGCATCCGATCGATCCCCTGGCCGACCTCGTGCGCCTGCACCGCGTCGCACTCGACCGGGCCGTCGCGCGCGGCCTCGACCCCGACCAGCCTCGCAACCTCACGCGATCCGTCATCCTGGATGCATGA
- a CDS encoding ABC transporter substrate-binding protein, with product MFTARGKRSVFAVGLVAAAALALSACSSSNPLDEQSSDSSEGSGSGDTIVVGSQAYYSNEIIAEIYAQALEAAGFDVEKKLNIGQRDAYMPDVESGDINVFPEYTGSLLEYISDDEVDVTSPDDVYAALQDALPESLTALDFAEATDQDSYTVLKSFAEENGLKTIGDLSKVTSQVTIGAAPEFEQRPYSPAKAKEVYGVDLAFSATGPTTLESLLAGQIQVADIYTADPAFETEDIVALEDPENLIISSNVVPIVSSDIADDVSDVLNAISAKLTGEELVALNVLSTVDQQSSADIAKKWLEDNDLV from the coding sequence ATGTTCACAGCACGAGGCAAGCGTTCTGTCTTCGCCGTCGGCCTGGTCGCCGCGGCAGCACTCGCCCTGTCGGCCTGCTCGTCGAGCAACCCGCTCGACGAGCAGTCGTCCGACTCGAGTGAAGGCTCGGGCAGCGGCGACACGATCGTCGTCGGCTCGCAGGCGTACTACTCCAACGAGATCATCGCCGAGATCTACGCCCAGGCGCTCGAGGCGGCAGGCTTCGACGTCGAGAAGAAGCTCAACATCGGCCAGCGCGACGCGTACATGCCCGACGTCGAGTCCGGTGACATCAACGTCTTCCCCGAGTACACGGGCAGCCTGCTCGAGTACATCTCGGACGACGAGGTCGACGTCACCAGCCCTGACGACGTCTACGCGGCTCTGCAGGATGCTCTGCCCGAGAGCCTGACGGCCCTCGACTTCGCCGAGGCGACCGACCAGGACTCCTACACGGTGCTGAAGAGCTTCGCCGAGGAGAACGGCCTGAAGACGATCGGCGACCTGTCGAAGGTGACCTCTCAGGTCACGATCGGCGCGGCTCCCGAGTTCGAGCAGCGTCCGTACAGCCCGGCGAAGGCCAAGGAGGTCTACGGCGTCGACCTGGCGTTCTCGGCCACCGGCCCGACCACGCTCGAGTCGCTGCTCGCCGGCCAGATCCAGGTCGCCGACATCTACACGGCCGACCCGGCCTTCGAGACCGAAGACATCGTCGCGCTCGAAGACCCCGAGAACCTCATCATCTCGTCGAACGTGGTGCCGATCGTCTCGAGCGACATCGCCGACGACGTGTCCGACGTGCTCAACGCCATCAGCGCCAAGCTGACCGGTGAGGAGCTCGTCGCGCTCAACGTTCTGAGCACGGTCGACCAGCAGTCGTCGGCCGACATCGCCAAGAAGTGGCTCGAGGACAACGACCTCGTCTGA
- a CDS encoding ROK family protein produces the protein MTRPEDAQRIADVVSDASGERLAVARTLGAGAPVLAFDVGGTDIKSALFDADGTALGLRRTPTPVADGDRTEVLIERLGVLAAELRADHPDVVPRAVGLVVPGIVDADAGLGVFASNLGWHDSPLRDLASAKLGLPVAFDHDVRAASWAEHRLGGARAYSNSVVLVIGTGIAGALLVGGEPYTAGGYAGEIGHSPIADGPVCACGARGCLEVVASAGAIARRYREATGITPDGAKDVIARAAAGDPVASEIWNSALDALTLSLAQLTAVVAPEAVVIGGGLSRAGGALFDELRARLAARLSFHRIPELVPAELSGNAGILGAALRARELA, from the coding sequence ATGACCAGGCCTGAGGATGCGCAGCGCATCGCCGATGTCGTGAGTGACGCGTCGGGCGAGCGGCTCGCCGTCGCGCGGACGCTGGGCGCAGGTGCGCCCGTGCTCGCGTTCGACGTGGGCGGCACCGACATCAAATCGGCGCTGTTCGACGCCGACGGCACGGCACTGGGCCTGCGACGCACCCCGACTCCCGTCGCCGACGGCGACCGCACCGAGGTGCTCATCGAGCGCCTCGGTGTGCTCGCCGCCGAGCTGCGAGCCGACCACCCCGACGTCGTGCCCCGGGCAGTCGGCCTCGTGGTGCCGGGCATCGTCGACGCGGATGCCGGGCTCGGCGTCTTCGCCAGCAACCTCGGCTGGCACGATTCCCCGCTGCGCGATCTCGCGTCGGCGAAGCTCGGTCTTCCGGTGGCGTTCGACCACGACGTGCGGGCAGCGAGCTGGGCGGAGCATCGCCTGGGCGGCGCCCGCGCCTACTCGAACTCGGTGGTGCTCGTCATCGGCACCGGCATCGCGGGCGCCCTGCTCGTGGGAGGAGAGCCCTACACAGCCGGCGGCTACGCCGGCGAGATCGGTCACTCGCCGATCGCCGACGGGCCCGTGTGCGCCTGCGGCGCCCGCGGATGCCTCGAGGTCGTCGCCTCGGCGGGGGCCATCGCGCGCCGCTACCGCGAGGCGACCGGGATCACGCCCGACGGCGCGAAAGACGTGATCGCACGTGCTGCGGCCGGCGATCCTGTCGCCTCCGAGATCTGGAACTCGGCACTCGACGCGCTGACCCTCTCGCTCGCCCAGCTCACCGCGGTCGTCGCCCCGGAAGCCGTCGTGATCGGCGGGGGCCTCTCGCGTGCAGGAGGCGCGCTCTTCGACGAGCTGCGTGCGCGCCTCGCCGCGCGGCTGAGCTTCCACCGCATCCCCGAACTCGTGCCCGCCGAGCTGTCGGGCAACGCCGGCATCCTCGGAGCGGCCCTGCGCGCAAGGGAGCTCGCATGA
- a CDS encoding carbohydrate ABC transporter permease, giving the protein MSQTKESSNLAGAATGRPRTPGRRSGAARGKPGGKDLLQALPWIAPALLLIIGVVLFPAGVMFFNSTRDISLSGLDKGSVGFDNFVTVFTFAEFWPIIFRTVVWVVVVVGFTVMISLGLAQILNKAFPGRQIVRMAVIVPWAASVVMTTMVFYYSLEPYFGVFNKFLYDIGLSDDAVGYGWTKNPATAFAWSIVIAVFVSLPFTTYTILAGLQTVPSDTLEAAKMDGAGATRTYWTIVLPQLRSALAVAVLINIINVFNSLPILKVMTGSIPGYGADTIMTMIFKYIELQKKVDVASALSVVAFLIVIVIVAIYVKAVKPMKEV; this is encoded by the coding sequence ATGAGCCAGACGAAAGAATCCTCGAACCTCGCGGGGGCGGCCACCGGCCGCCCCCGCACCCCGGGCCGCCGATCCGGCGCCGCCCGCGGCAAGCCCGGCGGAAAGGACCTGCTCCAGGCGCTGCCCTGGATCGCCCCCGCCCTGCTCCTCATCATCGGCGTGGTGCTGTTCCCCGCCGGTGTGATGTTCTTCAACTCCACCCGCGACATCTCGCTGTCGGGCCTCGACAAGGGCTCGGTCGGCTTCGACAACTTCGTGACGGTGTTCACGTTCGCCGAGTTCTGGCCGATCATCTTCCGCACGGTCGTCTGGGTCGTCGTCGTGGTCGGCTTCACCGTGATGATCTCGCTGGGCCTCGCGCAGATTCTCAACAAGGCCTTCCCCGGCCGACAGATCGTGCGCATGGCCGTCATCGTGCCGTGGGCGGCATCCGTCGTGATGACGACCATGGTCTTCTATTACAGCCTCGAGCCGTACTTCGGAGTCTTCAACAAGTTCCTGTACGACATCGGGCTCTCCGATGACGCGGTCGGCTACGGGTGGACGAAGAACCCGGCGACCGCCTTCGCGTGGTCGATCGTGATCGCCGTCTTCGTCTCGCTGCCGTTCACGACGTACACGATCCTGGCGGGACTGCAGACGGTTCCGTCCGACACCCTCGAGGCCGCGAAGATGGACGGCGCCGGAGCGACCCGCACGTACTGGACCATCGTGCTGCCGCAGTTGCGCAGCGCTCTCGCGGTCGCCGTGCTCATCAACATCATCAACGTGTTCAACTCGCTGCCGATCCTCAAGGTGATGACGGGCTCGATCCCCGGCTACGGCGCCGACACGATCATGACGATGATCTTCAAGTACATCGAGCTGCAGAAGAAGGTCGACGTCGCGAGTGCGCTCTCGGTCGTGGCCTTCCTCATCGTGATCGTGATCGTCGCGATCTACGTCAAGGCCGTCAAGCCCATGAAGGAGGTCTGA
- a CDS encoding ABC transporter permease — MNLFAEAIAWMLAPEQWQGRYALPVLLGQHLALTAISVLIAAVIALPIGWLIGHTGRGREIAVAVSGAARAIPAFGLMVLLVLLLGVLRIPEAAIVTFVLLAIPSLLAGAYTGLEAIDRRVIDSAKAMGMTGWQIFWKVEVPLGLPLLVGGIRSALLQVIATVTIAAYVNLGGLGWPIIQGIPLRRFDQVLAGAIIVAVLALLVDLLLAAAQHAAVPAGLRTGRPERRRSRGSAQPTAAPATA; from the coding sequence ATGAACCTCTTCGCCGAAGCCATCGCCTGGATGCTCGCCCCCGAGCAGTGGCAGGGTCGCTATGCGCTGCCGGTGCTGCTCGGCCAGCACCTCGCCCTCACCGCGATCTCCGTGCTGATCGCGGCGGTCATCGCGCTGCCGATCGGGTGGCTCATCGGGCACACGGGTCGTGGCCGCGAGATCGCGGTCGCCGTCTCCGGAGCCGCCCGCGCGATCCCCGCCTTCGGTCTGATGGTGCTGCTCGTGCTGCTGCTCGGCGTGCTGCGCATCCCCGAGGCGGCCATCGTCACGTTCGTGCTCCTCGCCATCCCCTCGCTGCTCGCTGGCGCCTACACCGGGCTCGAGGCGATCGACCGCCGCGTGATCGACTCGGCCAAGGCGATGGGGATGACCGGCTGGCAGATCTTCTGGAAGGTCGAGGTGCCGCTGGGCCTGCCGCTTCTGGTCGGCGGCATCCGCTCGGCGCTGCTGCAGGTGATCGCGACCGTCACGATCGCCGCCTACGTCAACCTCGGCGGCCTCGGCTGGCCGATCATCCAGGGCATCCCCCTGCGCCGGTTCGATCAGGTGCTCGCCGGTGCGATCATCGTCGCCGTGCTCGCCCTGCTCGTCGACCTGCTCCTCGCGGCCGCACAGCACGCCGCCGTTCCTGCGGGTCTCCGCACCGGTCGCCCCGAACGCCGTCGGTCGCGAGGGTCCGCGCAGCCGACCGCCGCACCGGCCACCGCCTGA
- a CDS encoding chorismate mutase, giving the protein MTAAEDPRAELLRLRSSIDNIDAALIFMLAERFRATQQVGQLKAEHEMPASDPGREEQQVARLKALAEDAHLDPEFAEKWFNFVVAEVIRHHTEAAEGR; this is encoded by the coding sequence ATGACCGCCGCCGAAGATCCCCGGGCTGAACTCCTCCGACTGCGCTCGAGCATCGACAACATCGATGCCGCACTCATCTTCATGCTCGCGGAGCGCTTCCGCGCCACGCAGCAGGTCGGGCAGCTGAAAGCCGAGCATGAGATGCCGGCATCCGATCCCGGCCGCGAAGAGCAGCAGGTCGCGCGCCTCAAGGCACTCGCCGAGGATGCGCATCTCGACCCCGAGTTCGCCGAGAAGTGGTTCAACTTCGTGGTGGCCGAGGTGATCCGCCATCACACGGAAGCCGCTGAGGGGCGATGA
- a CDS encoding extracellular solute-binding protein: MKKSLRFGAVALAATATLTLASCGFGGSTGSGGDAEGETTLNLLVPSYSDATKGLWEDVIDGFEKENPDIKVDLEVQSWDNLEKVVSTKIQAGEAPDIYNGGPFAGFVGDELLYPVDDVVSEDTYSDFQDAFLANAEVDGTAYALPLIASARALFVNNTLLDQAGVEAPKTWDELLDAATKVSALGGGVAGYGMPLGSEEAQAEAAVWLWGGGGSFGDASEITIDTPENLVGAEQIKKMIDAGATQADPGSTQRSPLMDIFIQGKIGMQVGLPPTVGQIEEGNPELDYSIVPIPTKDGSPFTLGVMDQLMAFQNDGDKQEAITKFFDYYYSADVYVPWVQAEGFLPVTKSGAEQLAGEEALKPFLDVLPDAQFYPSTNEKWSATDGAFKSLFGQLQTKSAQDVLTEIQAQVDAG; this comes from the coding sequence ATGAAGAAGTCACTGCGATTCGGCGCCGTTGCCCTGGCGGCAACCGCCACGCTCACGCTCGCTTCGTGCGGGTTCGGCGGCTCCACCGGAAGCGGCGGAGACGCCGAGGGCGAGACCACTCTCAACCTCCTCGTCCCCAGCTACTCCGACGCCACCAAGGGCCTGTGGGAAGACGTGATCGACGGGTTCGAGAAGGAGAACCCCGACATCAAGGTCGACCTCGAGGTGCAGTCGTGGGACAACCTCGAGAAGGTCGTCTCGACCAAGATCCAGGCCGGCGAGGCTCCCGACATCTACAACGGCGGCCCGTTCGCCGGGTTCGTCGGCGACGAGCTGCTCTACCCGGTCGATGACGTCGTCTCGGAAGACACGTACTCCGACTTCCAGGACGCGTTCCTCGCGAACGCCGAGGTCGACGGCACCGCCTACGCGCTGCCGCTGATCGCCTCGGCGCGTGCACTGTTCGTCAACAACACCCTGCTCGACCAGGCCGGCGTCGAGGCGCCGAAGACCTGGGACGAGCTGCTGGATGCCGCGACCAAGGTGTCGGCACTCGGCGGCGGCGTGGCCGGATACGGCATGCCCCTCGGCTCCGAAGAGGCGCAGGCCGAGGCCGCCGTGTGGCTGTGGGGCGGCGGCGGCTCGTTCGGCGATGCCTCCGAGATCACGATCGACACCCCCGAGAACCTCGTCGGTGCCGAGCAGATCAAGAAGATGATCGACGCCGGCGCCACGCAGGCAGACCCCGGTTCGACCCAGCGCTCGCCCCTGATGGACATCTTCATCCAGGGCAAGATCGGCATGCAGGTGGGTCTGCCGCCGACGGTGGGCCAGATCGAAGAGGGCAACCCCGAGCTCGACTACTCCATCGTGCCGATCCCGACGAAGGACGGCTCGCCGTTCACGCTCGGCGTCATGGACCAGCTGATGGCGTTCCAGAACGACGGTGACAAGCAGGAGGCGATCACCAAGTTCTTCGACTACTACTACTCGGCCGACGTGTACGTGCCGTGGGTGCAGGCCGAGGGCTTCCTTCCCGTCACCAAGTCGGGTGCCGAGCAGCTCGCCGGCGAGGAGGCTCTCAAGCCGTTCCTCGACGTGCTGCCCGACGCACAGTTCTACCCGTCGACGAACGAGAAGTGGTCGGCCACCGACGGCGCCTTCAAGTCGCTGTTCGGCCAGCTGCAGACGAAGTCCGCGCAGGATGTCCTGACCGAGATCCAGGCACAGGTCGACGCGGGCTGA
- a CDS encoding AI-2E family transporter, translating into MSREEQEPSSSASAAASAPSPTSESRVSAPAETAGDSAVVGESESPTVVTTALVDQTVSQAPRTGVVEPMTPSRSFWTRIDRPFVFGFLVTLGGLAALVLGLAVANLSTVLIYIALALFAALGLDPTVRFLERRGLSRAISVVVAILGLIVVAGLVVWMVLPVVIEQIASFIRSVPGMIQEFMRSDIYATLEDQFGDQFESLVTDVQKFLTDPGNIAAIGGGALQVGASIANAISGIIVVLVLTLYFVATLPSIKTGMLRLAPARDRARASDITDQITDSVGAYVMGMVVLAFCNAVLTFLLYLFLGLPFPPLMATVAFCITLIPLVGSVIFWIIGSGLALFSDPVAALVFALIYVVYMQIEAYVITPRVMNKAVAVPGALVVIGALAGGTLLGLLGALVAVPVAASILIIIKQVLIPRQDARV; encoded by the coding sequence ATGAGCCGAGAAGAGCAGGAACCGTCGTCGAGCGCGTCCGCTGCCGCATCCGCCCCGTCCCCGACCTCGGAGTCACGGGTGTCGGCACCTGCCGAGACCGCCGGCGACTCAGCCGTCGTCGGTGAATCCGAGTCCCCGACCGTCGTCACGACCGCGCTCGTCGACCAGACAGTGTCACAGGCTCCCCGCACTGGCGTCGTCGAGCCGATGACGCCGAGCCGCTCGTTCTGGACGCGCATCGACCGCCCGTTCGTGTTCGGCTTCCTCGTGACGCTCGGGGGCCTCGCGGCGCTCGTGCTCGGCCTGGCCGTCGCGAACCTCTCGACCGTTCTCATCTACATCGCCCTCGCGCTCTTCGCCGCACTGGGACTCGATCCGACCGTGCGCTTCCTCGAACGGCGCGGGCTGTCTCGGGCCATCTCCGTGGTCGTCGCGATCCTCGGGCTCATCGTCGTGGCGGGCCTCGTGGTGTGGATGGTGCTGCCTGTCGTGATCGAGCAGATCGCGAGCTTCATCCGGTCGGTGCCCGGCATGATCCAGGAGTTCATGCGCAGCGACATCTACGCGACCCTCGAAGACCAGTTCGGCGACCAGTTCGAATCCCTGGTCACCGACGTGCAGAAGTTCCTCACCGACCCCGGCAACATCGCCGCGATCGGCGGAGGGGCCCTGCAGGTCGGTGCGTCGATCGCGAATGCGATCTCGGGCATCATCGTGGTGCTCGTGCTCACGCTCTACTTCGTCGCGACCCTGCCCTCGATCAAGACGGGAATGCTGCGTCTCGCTCCTGCCCGTGACCGCGCTCGCGCAAGCGACATCACCGACCAGATCACCGACTCCGTCGGCGCCTATGTCATGGGGATGGTCGTGCTCGCGTTCTGCAACGCCGTCCTCACCTTCCTGCTCTATCTCTTCCTCGGCCTGCCGTTCCCTCCGCTGATGGCGACCGTCGCGTTCTGCATCACCCTGATCCCGCTCGTCGGATCGGTGATCTTCTGGATCATCGGCAGTGGGCTCGCGCTCTTCAGCGATCCGGTAGCGGCGCTCGTGTTCGCCCTCATCTACGTGGTCTACATGCAGATCGAGGCGTACGTCATCACTCCCCGCGTGATGAACAAGGCCGTCGCCGTTCCCGGGGCGCTCGTCGTGATCGGCGCGCTGGCCGGCGGCACGCTGCTCGGCCTGCTCGGCGCCCTCGTGGCGGTGCCGGTCGCCGCATCCATCCTCATCATCATCAAGCAGGTGCTGATCCCGCGGCAGGATGCCCGGGTCTAG
- a CDS encoding carbohydrate ABC transporter permease has translation MTLTETALVTTAGDDAAPRIPGRKRRYTEDQVTLPRVILRMAAGILVLAIFVLPYLIMFFGSVKTKPQIRSVDPTYLPTEWHWENYISMWSTPETPLPYNLISTIIIAVFATLLVLVVSLPAAYYTARFKFPGRMVFLFLVIVTQMLQPAVLTSGLFRQFTTLGLGDTWAAMIFINAAFNLSFAVWIMHSFFAGIPKEVDEAAQIDGAGRFTVLFKINLPLVWPGIVTAIVFTFVACWNEFAASLVILSTDKNQPLSVALTKFVGQYETSWQYVFGVSIVAILPVVILFMLIEKRLVGGLTAGSVK, from the coding sequence ATGACCCTGACCGAGACCGCCCTCGTCACGACCGCCGGAGACGACGCCGCTCCCCGCATCCCGGGCCGCAAGCGCCGATACACCGAAGACCAGGTGACGCTGCCCCGCGTCATCCTGCGCATGGCCGCCGGCATCCTCGTGCTCGCGATCTTCGTGCTGCCTTACCTGATCATGTTCTTCGGCTCGGTGAAGACCAAGCCGCAGATCCGCTCGGTCGACCCGACGTACCTCCCGACCGAGTGGCACTGGGAGAACTACATCTCGATGTGGTCGACCCCCGAGACGCCGCTGCCGTACAACCTGATCTCGACGATCATCATCGCCGTGTTCGCGACGCTGCTGGTGCTCGTGGTCTCGCTCCCCGCGGCGTACTACACCGCCCGGTTCAAGTTCCCCGGTCGCATGGTGTTCCTGTTCCTCGTGATCGTGACGCAGATGCTGCAGCCCGCCGTGCTCACCTCGGGTCTGTTCCGCCAGTTCACGACCCTGGGACTCGGTGACACGTGGGCGGCGATGATCTTCATCAACGCGGCGTTCAACCTCTCGTTCGCGGTGTGGATCATGCACTCGTTCTTCGCCGGCATCCCCAAGGAGGTCGACGAGGCCGCCCAGATCGACGGCGCCGGGCGCTTCACCGTGCTGTTCAAGATCAACCTGCCGCTCGTGTGGCCGGGCATCGTGACCGCGATCGTCTTCACGTTCGTGGCCTGCTGGAACGAGTTCGCCGCATCGCTCGTCATCCTCTCCACCGACAAGAACCAGCCGCTCTCGGTCGCGCTGACGAAGTTCGTGGGTCAGTACGAGACCAGCTGGCAGTACGTGTTCGGCGTCTCGATCGTCGCGATCCTGCCCGTCGTCATCCTGTTCATGCTGATCGAGAAGCGCCTCGTCGGCGGCCTCACCGCTGGCAGCGTGAAGTAG
- a CDS encoding ABC transporter permease, which yields MNWVTDNLGLIFELTLVHLRQSIIPIVLGFVLSLPLGWVAWRFRLVRGPIIVLTGLLYTIPSLALLILLPAALGYSAISESNLVIALTIYAIAILVRAVSDGLDSVDDGVRQAATATGFAAFRRFWAVEFPLAGPVILAGLRVTAVSTISLATVGILIGVTNLGYLFTNGLERRIIAEVFAGVVAVVVIALVIDLILLLLGRALMPWTRAASKPAAARALAVGAPA from the coding sequence GTGAATTGGGTCACCGACAACCTCGGGTTGATCTTCGAGCTGACTCTGGTGCATCTGCGTCAGAGCATCATCCCGATCGTGCTCGGTTTCGTGCTGTCGCTCCCGCTCGGCTGGGTCGCCTGGCGGTTCCGCCTCGTACGCGGACCCATCATCGTGCTCACCGGCCTGCTGTACACGATCCCGTCGCTCGCGCTGCTGATCCTGTTGCCCGCCGCGCTCGGGTACTCGGCGATCAGCGAGTCGAACCTCGTGATCGCGCTGACCATCTACGCGATCGCGATCCTCGTGCGTGCGGTGTCCGACGGGCTCGACTCTGTCGATGACGGCGTCCGCCAGGCCGCGACGGCCACCGGGTTCGCCGCCTTCCGCCGCTTCTGGGCGGTCGAGTTCCCGCTCGCCGGGCCCGTGATCCTCGCCGGCCTCCGCGTCACCGCTGTGAGCACGATCTCGCTGGCCACGGTCGGCATCCTGATCGGCGTCACCAATCTCGGCTACCTCTTCACGAACGGCCTCGAGCGCCGCATCATCGCCGAGGTCTTCGCGGGTGTCGTCGCGGTCGTCGTGATCGCACTCGTGATCGACCTGATCCTCCTGCTTCTCGGGCGAGCGCTGATGCCGTGGACGCGCGCCGCGTCGAAGCCCGCCGCCGCCCGTGCGCTCGCCGTGGGGGCTCCCGCATGA
- a CDS encoding ROK family protein, with product MLNGDDALDTQASVRRANLRRALQLVFREPGTQTRAGIARATGLTAATASSLVAELIDLQLIAEGAQAASTGGKRATTLSIDAAHHLILVLVVRPTDARIALVGLDGAEVETRRVAYSEESRDRMLDDALAEIAAAHRDRLLVAGVQLPGTTDGRRVFESVQLGWTDVALADRFEALLGVPVLLVNDVDAEAIAESAREQESSGYRLFIHIGTGIGAAVTLDGELAPGPRDRAGEIGHVQVQFGDAARPCRCGRQGCLESVASMTAMFGDTFDDALDDRAIEALAATADSERLADGARALARTIKLIAAVLDAAEVVIGGPARALGDRFLRLVQAEIDYTATGTANVPVRYADADASISTGVAQVALSSALGVRWSPAQLRAASASHD from the coding sequence ATGCTGAACGGCGACGACGCACTCGACACGCAGGCGTCGGTTCGTCGTGCCAACCTGCGGCGGGCGCTGCAGCTCGTGTTCCGTGAACCCGGCACGCAGACGCGCGCAGGCATCGCTCGCGCGACCGGGCTCACGGCGGCCACCGCCTCGTCTCTCGTCGCCGAGCTCATCGATCTCCAGCTGATCGCCGAGGGCGCCCAGGCCGCCAGCACCGGGGGCAAGCGGGCGACGACGCTCAGCATCGACGCTGCTCATCACCTCATCCTGGTGCTCGTGGTCCGGCCGACTGACGCGCGCATCGCGCTGGTCGGTCTCGACGGCGCCGAGGTCGAGACGCGCAGGGTCGCGTACTCGGAGGAGTCCCGCGATCGGATGCTCGACGACGCGCTCGCCGAGATCGCGGCCGCACACCGCGACCGTCTGCTCGTCGCCGGTGTGCAGCTCCCCGGCACGACCGACGGCCGACGCGTCTTTGAGAGCGTGCAGCTCGGCTGGACCGACGTCGCTCTCGCCGATCGGTTCGAGGCGCTGCTCGGCGTGCCCGTATTGCTCGTCAACGACGTGGATGCCGAGGCGATCGCCGAGTCCGCCAGGGAGCAGGAGTCGTCGGGGTACCGCCTCTTCATCCACATCGGCACCGGGATCGGAGCGGCGGTCACGCTCGACGGCGAACTCGCCCCCGGACCCCGTGACCGCGCCGGTGAGATCGGCCACGTGCAGGTGCAGTTCGGCGACGCCGCACGCCCCTGCCGCTGCGGACGACAGGGGTGCCTGGAGTCGGTGGCATCGATGACGGCCATGTTCGGCGACACCTTCGACGACGCGCTCGACGACCGGGCGATCGAGGCCCTCGCCGCGACCGCCGACAGCGAGCGGCTGGCCGACGGCGCACGCGCACTGGCGCGCACGATCAAGCTCATCGCGGCGGTGCTCGACGCCGCCGAGGTCGTGATCGGCGGCCCGGCGCGCGCGCTCGGCGATCGGTTCCTCCGTCTCGTGCAGGCCGAGATCGACTACACCGCCACCGGAACGGCGAACGTGCCCGTGCGGTACGCCGATGCGGACGCCTCGATCTCCACCGGGGTCGCTCAGGTGGCGCTGTCGAGCGCGCTGGGCGTGCGCTGGAGCCCGGCGCAGCTGCGCGCGGCATCCGCTTCTCACGACTGA